A genomic segment from Prochlorothrix hollandica PCC 9006 = CALU 1027 encodes:
- a CDS encoding 2Fe-2S iron-sulfur cluster-binding protein, whose amino-acid sequence MAVYQVRLSSPDGSLDRTLAVPDDQYILDVADAAGIRLPAGCLQGECSVCLAKVVYGEVDQREQRFLQEPERQQGFTVTCVAYARSDCHLLTHQEAVVYPDALYGGTQP is encoded by the coding sequence ATGGCGGTGTATCAGGTGCGCCTGTCTAGCCCTGACGGCAGCCTCGATCGCACCCTGGCGGTGCCCGATGATCAGTATATTTTGGACGTGGCAGACGCAGCAGGGATTCGACTGCCCGCCGGTTGTCTTCAGGGGGAATGTTCGGTTTGCCTCGCCAAAGTGGTTTACGGGGAGGTGGATCAACGGGAACAGCGGTTTCTCCAGGAACCAGAACGACAACAGGGGTTTACGGTGACCTGTGTTGCCTATGCCCGTAGCGACTGCCATCTGCTCACCCATCAAGAAGCGGTGGTTTATCCTGATGCTTTGTATGGGGGGACGCAACCCTAG
- a CDS encoding adenylate/guanylate cyclase domain-containing protein, whose protein sequence is MTIVTQTPCPCSVLMVNLTPVSWMILAEAALSQGYEPSRLDGGRAALDQVQTDPPDLLVLAGVGGDLSGVRLCEMLQANPRTRSIPVVILGEDSSPEARTLVFEAGAVAYLLEPLSSAEVTQCLRTQRQCLMLQSSHRPWPTVATSVSSPTLLTLLQKRLNQQSQHLHQQNQLLLAEVRERTLAEQALREEQEKSERLLLNVLPKAIAEQLKQGETNPAQRFEEATILFADIVGFTTLASHLPALTLVRLLSEVFSGFDRLAAQLGLEKIKTIGDAYMVAGGVPTCQPNHAEAIMEMAIAMNHEIRRFRRQDNKPLRLRIGINTGTVVAGVIGLHKFSYDLWGDAVNVASRMESQGLPGKIQVTESTYQRLQHKYRFEQWGKVHIKGKGDMMTYLFAGRRSPTP, encoded by the coding sequence ATGACTATTGTGACCCAAACTCCCTGCCCCTGCTCTGTTTTGATGGTGAATCTCACTCCGGTGAGTTGGATGATATTGGCCGAAGCTGCCCTAAGCCAGGGTTACGAGCCTTCTCGACTAGACGGGGGGCGGGCAGCGTTGGATCAGGTGCAGACTGATCCCCCAGACCTGTTGGTCTTAGCGGGTGTTGGTGGGGATCTGAGTGGGGTGCGGTTGTGTGAAATGTTGCAGGCTAATCCCCGCACCCGATCGATTCCGGTGGTGATCTTAGGGGAAGATAGCAGTCCAGAAGCCCGCACCTTGGTCTTTGAGGCGGGGGCAGTGGCCTATCTGCTGGAACCTCTCAGTTCAGCGGAAGTAACCCAGTGCCTGCGGACCCAACGGCAGTGCTTAATGCTCCAGTCCAGCCATCGCCCTTGGCCCACTGTGGCTACCTCTGTCTCCAGTCCTACCCTGCTGACCTTGCTTCAAAAGCGCCTCAATCAACAGTCCCAGCATTTGCATCAACAAAACCAACTGTTGTTGGCGGAGGTGCGGGAGCGTACCCTGGCGGAGCAGGCATTGCGGGAGGAACAGGAAAAGTCGGAACGGCTGTTGCTCAATGTTTTGCCGAAGGCCATTGCGGAACAGTTGAAACAGGGGGAAACGAACCCAGCCCAGCGTTTTGAAGAGGCCACGATTTTATTTGCGGATATTGTCGGTTTCACCACCTTGGCCAGCCACCTGCCGGCGTTGACGTTGGTGCGGTTGCTGAGTGAAGTGTTTTCCGGCTTCGATCGCCTTGCGGCCCAGTTGGGTCTAGAGAAAATTAAAACCATTGGCGATGCCTATATGGTGGCGGGGGGCGTGCCTACCTGCCAGCCGAACCATGCCGAAGCGATTATGGAAATGGCCATCGCCATGAACCACGAAATCCGTCGGTTTCGTCGGCAAGACAACAAACCCTTGCGGTTACGCATTGGCATTAATACGGGAACCGTGGTGGCGGGGGTGATTGGTCTCCACAAGTTTAGTTATGACCTATGGGGGGATGCAGTCAATGTGGCCAGCCGCATGGAGTCCCAGGGGTTACCGGGCAAGATCCAGGTGACGGAGTCCACCTATCAGCGCCTTCAGCACAAGTATCGCTTTGAACAGTGGGGCAAGGTTCACATCAAGGGGAAAGGGGACATGATGACCTATTTGTTTGCAGGGCGGCGATCGCCTACCCCCTAG
- a CDS encoding FHA domain-containing serine/threonine-protein kinase, with translation MVSLAFLDTPSLEPLKWWDFPTQRRIRIGRAMDNEVVIKDSLVSRYHVEIKYWDGDRSATADGSRWVIQSLGKNGTFLNHSRTEQAFLLDGDLIQLASKGPRFRFALAVVDQHSPLLVPDADAVRRLQLGSSSLGVSGDGAGRSPLPSLAEMTLGSPGGSHPRSWGRSSQGLPQSHRGPNPDRACEHLHGTAQDLFCMNCGQPLRFLSTIGRYQILKPLSRGGMGSTCVAWRQGALGSEGGGAYAFELEQRLVVLKQMNETMAKSKKARELFEREASTLKRLHHPSIPQFLDFFEENNQLYLVMEMIQGLDLKRYLRQWGVMAPSQVIDWALQVCDVLEYLHGQSPPILHRDIKPANLVLRHRDQRIVVVDFGAVKSLTSAQATRITAGGYTAPEQEEGQPRTQSDLYSLGATLIYLLTGKNPMGIHHYQQEDSAYYAQAIPSISLPLARTLSCLLQPDLQHRYPTVKEVRQALRLCKVSQPLVTV, from the coding sequence GTGGTTAGTCTGGCTTTTCTTGATACTCCAAGCCTTGAACCGTTGAAGTGGTGGGACTTCCCGACCCAGCGGCGGATTCGCATCGGGCGAGCCATGGACAATGAGGTGGTGATCAAGGATTCCCTGGTGTCTCGGTACCATGTGGAAATCAAATATTGGGACGGCGATCGATCGGCCACGGCGGACGGATCCCGTTGGGTGATCCAGAGTTTGGGGAAGAATGGGACCTTTCTCAACCATAGCCGCACAGAGCAGGCTTTTTTGTTAGATGGGGATCTGATCCAACTGGCTTCTAAGGGTCCACGGTTCCGGTTTGCCTTAGCGGTGGTGGATCAGCACTCCCCCCTGTTGGTGCCGGATGCTGACGCTGTTCGTCGCCTCCAGTTAGGATCGTCCAGCTTAGGGGTGTCGGGGGATGGTGCAGGGCGATCGCCCCTGCCGTCCTTGGCCGAAATGACCCTGGGGAGTCCGGGGGGGAGCCATCCTCGTTCCTGGGGGCGATCGTCCCAGGGATTGCCCCAGAGCCACCGGGGTCCGAACCCTGATCGCGCCTGCGAGCATCTCCACGGCACAGCCCAGGATCTGTTTTGCATGAACTGCGGCCAACCCCTGCGCTTTTTAAGCACCATTGGCCGCTACCAAATTTTGAAGCCCCTCAGCCGAGGCGGCATGGGATCAACCTGCGTGGCATGGCGACAGGGAGCCTTGGGCAGCGAGGGGGGAGGAGCCTATGCCTTTGAGTTGGAACAGCGTCTGGTGGTGCTGAAGCAGATGAATGAAACGATGGCAAAGTCGAAGAAGGCGCGGGAGTTATTTGAACGGGAGGCCAGCACCCTAAAACGGCTCCATCACCCCAGTATTCCCCAGTTTTTAGATTTCTTTGAGGAAAATAACCAGCTTTACTTGGTCATGGAAATGATCCAAGGGTTGGACTTGAAGCGTTATTTGCGGCAATGGGGGGTAATGGCTCCGTCCCAGGTGATTGATTGGGCGCTGCAAGTTTGTGATGTGCTGGAATATCTCCATGGCCAATCCCCCCCGATTTTGCATCGGGATATTAAACCGGCTAACTTGGTGTTGCGTCACCGGGATCAACGGATTGTGGTGGTGGATTTTGGGGCGGTCAAGTCCCTGACCTCTGCCCAGGCTACCCGGATTACGGCGGGGGGCTATACGGCACCGGAACAGGAGGAGGGCCAGCCTCGAACCCAGTCCGATTTATATTCCCTGGGGGCCACCTTGATTTACCTGTTGACGGGTAAGAACCCCATGGGTATCCACCATTACCAACAGGAGGATTCCGCCTATTATGCCCAGGCCATTCCCTCCATTTCTCTGCCCTTGGCCCGGACGTTAAGTTGTCTACTTCAGCCGGATTTGCAGCACCGCTACCCGACGGTGAAGGAGGTACGGCAAGCTCTGCGCCTCTGTAAAGTGTCCCAACCCTTGGTGACGGTTTAG
- a CDS encoding serine/threonine phosphatase yields MTPDLNSPDSATVNVFMASEAGASHGDDSPTVVLPMQLVSLDDAGQTDVGQQRNHNEDEFVIQTLIKRLENPQGRSLQAHGLYVLCDGMGGHAAGEVASAKAANFIKQFFETHTWDKLPSEAMIREAILGANQDLYRANQDSSSYGSGRMGTTLVMLLLHNTHVAIAHVGDSRIYRYTRKKGLELLTLDHELGQLEIQRGVDPEVAYAMPDAYQLTQALGPRDNNCVDPDITCLELNEDTLFLLCSDGLSDNDLLEESAETHIKPLLSSRTNLDQGMIELMELANECNGHDNITAIAIRAKVKPNMATLML; encoded by the coding sequence ATGACTCCAGACCTTAACTCCCCAGATTCTGCCACTGTTAACGTCTTCATGGCATCAGAAGCGGGTGCCAGCCATGGCGATGACTCCCCCACCGTTGTGCTGCCCATGCAACTAGTGAGCTTAGATGATGCGGGTCAAACCGATGTGGGACAGCAGCGCAATCACAACGAAGATGAGTTTGTGATTCAAACCTTGATTAAGCGCCTTGAAAATCCCCAAGGGCGCAGCCTCCAAGCCCACGGTCTCTATGTTCTCTGCGATGGGATGGGGGGCCATGCGGCAGGGGAAGTGGCCAGTGCTAAGGCGGCCAATTTTATTAAGCAATTTTTTGAGACCCACACCTGGGATAAGCTGCCCAGCGAGGCCATGATTCGGGAGGCGATTTTGGGGGCCAACCAAGACCTCTATCGGGCCAACCAGGACAGTTCCAGCTATGGCAGTGGTCGCATGGGCACCACCTTGGTCATGTTGCTGCTCCATAATACCCATGTGGCCATTGCCCATGTGGGGGATAGCCGCATCTATCGCTATACCCGCAAGAAGGGGCTGGAACTGTTGACCTTGGATCATGAACTGGGACAATTGGAAATCCAGCGGGGTGTGGATCCGGAGGTGGCCTATGCCATGCCTGATGCCTATCAACTGACCCAAGCCCTGGGACCCAGAGACAATAATTGCGTAGATCCCGATATTACCTGCTTGGAACTGAACGAGGACACCCTCTTTTTGCTCTGTTCCGATGGTCTCTCGGATAATGATCTGTTGGAGGAGTCCGCAGAAACCCACATCAAACCGCTGCTGAGTTCTCGCACCAATTTAGATCAGGGTATGATCGAACTGATGGAGTTGGCCAATGAGTGCAACGGCCATGACAATATTACGGCGATCGCGATCCGGGCTAAGGTTAAGCCGAATATGGCGACGTTAATGCTTTAA
- a CDS encoding glycosyltransferase family 9 protein, whose product MHILALVPGGISDQILFFPTLETLKRLYPNATIDVVTDPSSVGAYRVASTVRKAIPYNFSDRNSLADWSNLLGVIREQEYELAITAQGGWAVGLLLWLTGIPERLGFAGQGTPFLTQAILDKPAQYLAQRYHDLLQGVGVNQPCPETTLTIPRKDLQWAEAEQQRLGISGGYLLVDATGERYPNRNWKLVLKNIQEQQPTLPIVLTEDEDMTALPSVLQEAGVTYKVLVPEEPAKLAALIAGANLVLCTEGKTLQLAVAVQTFTIALLGAAKIERYLPQSDRFVGLQSATGNVEDIAPQQVLDALAGGH is encoded by the coding sequence ATGCATATATTGGCCCTTGTCCCTGGCGGAATTAGCGATCAAATTCTCTTTTTCCCAACCCTAGAGACCCTCAAACGCCTGTACCCTAACGCCACGATCGATGTGGTCACCGACCCCTCATCCGTGGGCGCATACCGCGTCGCTTCCACAGTGCGCAAAGCAATTCCTTATAACTTCAGCGATCGCAACAGCCTTGCGGACTGGAGCAACCTCCTAGGGGTTATCCGAGAACAGGAGTATGAACTGGCCATTACCGCCCAAGGGGGTTGGGCCGTGGGGTTGCTGCTGTGGCTCACGGGTATTCCTGAACGCCTGGGATTTGCGGGGCAAGGTACCCCCTTTCTCACCCAAGCCATTCTCGATAAGCCTGCCCAATATTTGGCCCAGCGCTACCATGACCTGCTGCAAGGGGTGGGGGTGAACCAGCCCTGTCCCGAAACGACCCTGACGATTCCCCGCAAAGATCTCCAGTGGGCCGAGGCGGAACAACAACGCTTGGGCATCAGTGGGGGCTATCTGTTGGTGGATGCCACCGGGGAACGCTACCCCAACCGGAACTGGAAGCTGGTGCTGAAAAACATCCAGGAACAGCAACCCACTCTGCCCATTGTTTTAACGGAAGACGAGGACATGACCGCGCTGCCCTCGGTGCTTCAGGAGGCAGGGGTTACTTATAAAGTGCTCGTACCGGAAGAACCGGCAAAACTGGCAGCTCTCATTGCCGGAGCTAACCTGGTGCTGTGTACGGAAGGGAAAACCTTACAACTGGCGGTGGCGGTGCAAACCTTTACCATTGCCCTGTTGGGAGCCGCCAAAATTGAACGGTATTTGCCCCAAAGCGATCGTTTTGTGGGTCTCCAGTCCGCCACAGGCAACGTGGAAGACATCGCTCCCCAACAAGTGCTGGATGCCCTGGCGGGAGGTCACTAA
- a CDS encoding pre-peptidase C-terminal domain-containing protein yields MTVPLTPLSLSRLVRPWLRSLAATLTLAGSLTLTIPDALAQSRFYTPISLPSSNEITDVLSDLDIPTGQGGYARDYAISLETGDQVAIDLTSDSFDTVVMLLGQGGMTIGENDDGPDGTTNSLLFTRITTQGDYIVRVRSFGEGAGGEFTLKVTRLRPF; encoded by the coding sequence ATGACTGTTCCGTTAACCCCTTTATCCCTATCCCGGCTGGTGCGCCCTTGGTTGCGATCGCTGGCGGCTACCCTCACCCTGGCTGGATCATTGACCCTAACTATCCCTGATGCCCTGGCCCAATCCCGTTTTTATACCCCCATTTCCTTGCCTTCTAGCAACGAAATTACCGATGTTTTGAGCGATCTTGACATTCCCACCGGCCAAGGGGGCTACGCACGGGACTATGCCATTTCCCTCGAAACAGGCGATCAAGTCGCCATTGACTTAACCTCCGATAGCTTTGATACGGTGGTGATGTTATTGGGCCAAGGAGGAATGACCATTGGTGAAAACGACGATGGACCCGATGGCACCACCAACTCCCTCCTGTTCACTCGCATTACCACCCAGGGCGACTACATTGTGCGAGTTCGTTCCTTTGGGGAAGGGGCTGGGGGTGAATTTACCCTTAAGGTCACCCGTCTCCGTCCCTTTTAG
- a CDS encoding DUF2470 domain-containing protein → MTNSFPPAVSDRICRHMNQDHSDAVARYAQTFGQIPDATAATMLSIDADGMNLQVQVGEVSQPLRIPFDHTLVDAKDAHQTLVAMLQQMER, encoded by the coding sequence ATGACTAACTCGTTTCCCCCCGCCGTGAGCGATCGCATCTGTCGCCACATGAATCAGGATCACAGCGATGCGGTCGCCCGCTATGCCCAGACCTTTGGCCAAATCCCCGATGCTACGGCTGCCACGATGCTGAGCATTGATGCGGACGGGATGAATCTCCAGGTGCAAGTGGGGGAGGTGTCCCAACCCCTCCGGATTCCCTTTGACCATACCTTGGTGGATGCCAAAGATGCCCACCAGACCCTGGTGGCTATGCTCCAACAGATGGAGAGATAA